In the Campylobacter sputorum subsp. sputorum genome, TAGACTAGGAATTCCAAATAGCATAATAGCTTTTATGCCTAAATTTACAACAACAGAACACTCTTTTAAAATTTCATCTAAACTCATTTGATAAACACCAGGCATTGATGATATTTCATTTTTTATATTTTTACCCTCAACTACAAAAAGAGGATAAATAAAATCACTGCCACTTAGATAAGTTTGCCTAACTAAATCTCGCATCTGAGCAGTAAGTCTTAATCTTCTAAATCTCTTAAACATGGTTTATCCTTTTTCGTAAAATGTCTATTAGTTTATCATAATTGCATTAAATATCTAATAAAAATTTAAATAACATAATTTATATATTATATTATTTAGTGTATTATAATGTCTCAAAAAAATAATAGGATGTTTTATGCAAATAGAAATTTCACAAATAGCTAACCTACCATCACATTTTGGTATGTTTAAAGTTCAATCTTTTAAAGAAGGCAAAAAAGAGCATTTAGTTATATTTAAAGAGCCTTTTGGGGATATTTTAAATGTAAGAATTCACTCAGAATGCTTAACTGGAGATGCGCTTGGAAGCCTTAAATGCGACTGCGGAGATCAGTTGGCAGCTAGTTTAAAATACATATACGAAAATACTGGCATGGTAATTTATCTTAGACAAGAAGGACGAAATATAGGATTATTAAATAAAATAAACGCATATTCTTTGCAAGATAAAGGCTATGATACAATTGAGGCAAATCATCAGCTAGGATTTAAAGCAGATGAAAGAACATATGAGATAGTGGATTTTATACTAAAACACTATGGCATAAAAAAAATAAATTTACTCACAAATAATCCCCAAAAACTGATGGGATTAAAATGCGTAGAAGTTGTAAAAAGAGTGCCAATAATTATCAAATCAAACAAATACAACGAAAAATATCTAAAAGTAAAACAGGAAAAAATGGGGCATATGCTTGATGATTGATATACCTGATAATTTTTATGAAAAGTGTGATAAATTTAAAGAAATACTATATAAATTTAACACAATTCATAGTTTTACAACATACAAAAACATTGATGATGTCATAGAAGATAGCATAAAACCTTTAGAATTTTTAAATTTCTATCCTAAAAATGCTATTGATATAGGAAGTGGTGCTGGCTTTCCTGCAATTTTTTTAGCGCTTATTTTAAAAGATTGCAAATGGAGCTTATATGAACCACATACGAAAAAATCGTCATTTTTAAACTATGTAAAAGTGGCTTTAAATTTAGAAAATATTATAGTTTATAATGCTAAAATTGAGAGTTGCAAAAAATTTATAGCCGATTTTATAACATCAAGAGCAGTTATGAAAACCAAAGATTTACTTCAAATTTGCAATGGTTTCTATGATGAAAATACAAAATTCCTTTTTTACAAAGGAAGTAGTGTAGAAGACGAAATTCAAGATTTAAATACCAAAATATTTAATGACGGAGTAAGAAATTATCTATTTATGGAAAAATTATGTTAGTAAAAATTTTAGCACTTTTAGCCATTTTGTTTATTATATATATTTTATTTTTTAAAATGCAAAGAAAAAATGTAGAAAATAACACAAAAAAAAAGAAAAAAAATGCAAGTATAGAAAATTTTGTAGAATGCGAAAAATGTTCAACTTTTGTAGAGCTTAAAGATACTGTTTTAAAAGATGGTAAATACATATGCAAAGAGTGTATAAAAAAGGAGCAAAATGCAGATAATTGGTGATAGACTTATAAATTACGAGCCTCTTACTTACACAAAAAATCCTAGTAATTTGCATGAGCATATTGTATTTGATTATGATGAAAAAAATATACAACTTGCATTAAACTCAAATCTCAAATTCTCTCTAATAGTAAATGATAGTTATGAAGCAATTATGGCAAATGCACTCGGTGCTAAATTTATAATTATAAAAAATGAAAACATAATACATGAAATACAAAATTTGGCAACATACTATCTTTTTGATAGCAAAATAGCTATGATAGTAAATGACAAGAACGACATTTTAAGGGCTATAAAGCTTAGAATTGATGCTGTAATTTATAGGAGGGCGATAAAAAATGGAAATTTTTAAAACAACTTTTTTAATGGTGGCTTTAATGCTGCTTTTTATATTTGTGGGATACTCCATAGGCGGAGAACAAGGTATGATAATAGCATTTTTGATAGCTTGTGCTACAAATATTTTTAGCTACTTTTTTAGCGATAAAATAGTATTAAAACATTACAATGCAATAGAAGTTGATCAATCAAACGCAAGCGGACTTTATCAAATCGTGCGAAATTTAGCTGCTAAAGCTGGTACTCCTATGCCAAAAGTTTGCATTATACCAGATAATACACCAAATGCTTTTGCAACTGGAAGAAATCCATCAAATGCCGTAGTTGCAGTAACTGAGGGGCTTTTAAATTTACTTAATGAAAAAGAAATACAAGCTGTGCTAGCTCATGAGATGAGTCATGTTAAGCATTATGATATATTAACCGGCTCTATTGCAGCAGTTTTTGCAGGAGCTATAGCAATGCTTGCAAATTTCGTACAATTTGGAGCAATGATGGGTGGAAACAAAGATGGAGAAAACAGAGGAAACCCTATTTTGATGTTAGTTCTAGCTATAATTATGCCTATAGTTGCTACGATAATTCAAATGAGTATATCAAGAAGCAGAGAATACGCAGCAGACAAAGGTGCAGCTATGCTAACGCAAAATCCGCAAGGTTTGATAGATGCTCTTAGCAAACTAGAAAATTATGCAAGAAGTGGTGCTATGTTACAAAACGCAACACCGCAAAGTGCTCATATGTTTATAATAAATCCTTTTAATGGTTTAAAAAATAGCCTTTCATCTCTTTTTAGAACCCATCCAAGCACACAAGATAGAATTAACGCACTTAAAGAAATAAAAACAAATATGGGTTGGTAGATAAATTTAAAGCAGAATATTCTGTTTTAAATTTAAACTAGCCCCTTAAATCTTTTGCATTTTCTAAATAAATGCTTCTAGTTGGAAAAGCGAATTTTACATGATGTTTTTCTAAGATATCCATTATCTTTAACATAACATCTTCTTTAACTGATAAAAACTCTGCCCAAACAACGCTTTTTGAAAAGCAATATATCATGATATTTATAGATGATTCACTAAATTCATCCAATACAACAAAAAGATTATTTTTATATCCAGCTAAATCATCAACAGAAACCATGCTTCTTCCATATTTAAATATTTCTTTTGAACTTGTTGTTTCCACAGGTACTGCTATACCAGGATGATTTGTTAGCATATCTTTTATATCTGCTATACAAGCTTTAATTTGATTAGGAGTAGTGCTATAATCTATACTCAAATACATCTTGATTTGCCTTCCAACTTTACGTCTATCCCAGTTTTTAACACTATTATCCATTATTTTTGAATTTGGAACAAAAACAAGAGCGTTGTCAAATGTTCTAATAGTAGTTTTTCTAAGTCCAGTTTCTACAACTGTTCCTTCTACATTTCCACAAACTATCCAATCTCCTTGAGAAAATGTATTATCAAGTATAAGCATTATTGAGGCAAAAAAGTTAGCTATGATATCTTTTGTTGCAAGAGCTATAGCCAAACCTCCTATACCAAGAGAAGCGACAAAAGCCGATACATTAAATCCAAGAGAACTTAAAATAAGCAAAATTGCTATAATTATTACTATTATATAGATTACTTTTATAAATAAATTTAAAATCTCTTTCTTTCCACCTTTTTTTGCAAGATGGCCTATTATCATTACGCCATAACCATCCATAACACTAGTTACCAACCAAGCATAAAGGAGAATATAGACTATATTTAACCCACTAGCAAATTTAATAGGAACGGGCGATGGATAGAAAAATATACTCATACTAATATCAACGCCATAGGCAAGGAGTAAAAATCCCATAGGCTTTTTAATGATATCAACAACTTCTTTTTTTACATTATCTTTATGATCTTTGTTTTTTGAAAAAATAGTAAAAATAAAATATATAATATTTGCAAATGATTTTCTAAGAGAAAAGAAAAACAGCATAATCACAGATATTAAAACAACTTTTCCACTATTTATGGTTTCTACATCAAAAGGACTTCTTTGATTTATAAATTTTATAAATCCTTTTAAATTTAGACTTGTAAAAAACATATTACTAGCAAGAAGATTTGTATTTGAAAGTAAAAATTCAAATATTTCTTCATATGTCTTTTTATGCAGTTCATAAATATAAAAATCTTCCTTATAAAGTTCTTGAGCATTATTATCAATGTCATTTTCTAAAATTTTTATTTTAGTAAAATTGTTAGTTTTTATATTCAATAGTGATTTTTCTATGATATCCTTTAATTCAGATTGATTAGTTCCTTCAATGAACATTTTTTCAATTTTTATCAATGTAGAATAAAAAATCTCACTAAGTTCTGTTGTATAAAGCTTGATTGCAGTTTTAATAAATTGCTCACTTTTAGTATTGTTTTTGTATTTTTTATAATCTCTTGTTAATTTTTTTTTCTCCTCAATATATTTTTCTATAAAACTTAATGGAAATTTTTGATTTGTTATGGCTGATGGAATTTTATTTAATAAATCTGTTTTAGTATTAGTTAATTTTTGTACTTCATCTTCGGTTGAGTTTTGATCATTTTGCCATTTTAATATATCTATTTGTTTATTTATACCAATTAACTCATCTACAAATTCAAAAAGTGTATTTTTGAGCGTATCTTCGGACTCTTCAGTTGTATTATCATCAACTATTTTTTGGGCTATTATATTAACAAGTTCTTGATTTTGATTATCTTGGGTTAAATTTGCATCAACCATCTTTGATATATTTTCTGCTAGTTCTTGATTTTGAGATGACAAAGCATTTGAACTATTATTATCAGTCGCATACAGAAAATTTAAACAAAAAGATATAAGAATAAAAATAGATATAAATTTGTTATTCATGAATTTCCTTGAATTATAAGAGTAAGAAATATTGGCAAAATTTACTATAAATAAATAAATATTTTTTAAATTACTGTTAATGAAAATAATTTAAATATAATTGTATTAAATTTTAAAATAAACCTAAAATATTTGGAATTTCTGTATCATTGTATATTTTTAAAGGATTTTTTGAGCTAAATTTTACTTTTGTATCGATAAGCTCTTTTCTAAGTTCAGATTGTGCATTGTTTTTCATAGCCTCAGCATTTGCAGCTATTTTTAAATCAGCAGAACTTGGATTAGATGGCGCTAAGGCTGCCCTTTTTATCTGCTCACTTTTTTGAATAGTTTCTTGCGGAGTTTTGCCTTTACTAGTATCAAGCATAACCTCGCCACCAACAGCATACTGCTTGCCATCTGGACCTTTTTCATAACTATAATTTAGTCCTCTTATAAGACCGGCTCCACTTGCAAGATGTGCCGCCTCGTGTGCTTTTACTTCACTATCTCGCTTTTGAAGTTTTGCAACTTGTAGTTTTTCTTCTTGCGAGAGTTCATTTTTGTTTTTATTATAATTATTTTCGTAAGGATTATTTGGTGTAAAAGATGTGTATATTTGCACTATATCTCCTTATTTTATTTCATAAAGAGCATTAACAAGCAAAATGGATGTTTATAAACATCCATTTTGTAAATAATTAATTATTTTTTCTTGCCTTTAGCAGGTGCTTTTGTTTTTCCACCATTTGCAACTGACTCTTTAAGTTTTTTACCAACTTTGAATTTAACTGTATTTCTAGCAGCTATTTTCATCTCTTTTTGTGTTCCTGGAACTTTTATAGTTCTAGCAGCTCTTTCTGATACACTAAAAGTACCAAAACCTACAAAAGTCATGCTTTCGCCTTTAGAAAGTACCTCTGTTAAGCTTTCTAAAACAGCGTCTAATGCAGCTGTTGTATCTTTTTTTGTTAATTCTGCTTTTTCAGCAACCTTTTGAATGAAATCCGCTTTTGTCATGATGACTCCTTAAAAGAAATTAATACCACATATTTTACAATGTTTTTAAGGAATATTCAATAGTTTTTTAAAAAAATATACTAAATTTCCTAAATTTTGGGCATTTATAGATAAAATTTTAGGAAATACAATGATTTTTTAGTGTTTTAAAAGCTCTTCTATGGAAGATTTTATTTCTTGCATTGTTAAATTTGTTACTTCTTTTACAAAATTTCCATCTTTATCAAAAAGATAAATTGCAGAACTATGTGCCACAGAATATTGCATTTGAGAGTCTTTAAGATCTACTATTTGGTATTTAACACCGAAATTTGATGTCATTTTATCAAGATTATCTACTACAATACCAACTGAGTTGGGGTAAAAATACTTCACAAACTCATCAGTTTCTTTAACTTTATCTCTTTGAGGATCAAGCGTTACAAAGACAATCATAATTTCATCTTTTTTTGGATTATTTTCTAAAGCAGTAGAAACAAGTGTTAAAGTGGTAGGACAAACATCTGGACAAAAAGTATAACCAAAATAAAATATCTTATATTTTCCATCAAAAGAGCCCATTGTTACTTTACCATCGATACTTTGAGCACTAAAATCATACTTGTTTTTATCTTTTAGTATATTTGAGACACCAAAACTAATAGCAAATATAACAACCGCCAAAGCTATATATGTAAGAATGTTTTTCACAATGAACCCTTTTTATTTTTAATGCATTTTAATAGGTTTAATTTCCTTAACAGGAACTTTATCTAATGTAACTGTTTGTCCATTATCAAAAGTAAGTGTCATTTTTACATTTTCTCCAACTACCATTGGTTTTTTAATACCTATAAACATTACATGTAAACCACCTGGCTTCAACTCTGTTGTCGAGTTAGCTTTAATGTCTATTTTTGGTACTTGAATCATTTTTTTCATACCATTTTCTTCTATATGTGTATGAAGTTCTGTAACATCACTAAGACTATTTGTAGCCGAAACCAAAGCTATATCTTTATCGGTATTATTTTTAATTAACATAAACGCACCGCTATTTTTAGCATTTGGCGGCGTAGCTTTTGCATAAGCATTGCTTACATCAATATCTGCTGCATACGCAAACATCATTCCGCTAACTATAGTTGATAAAAATATTTTTTTCATTTACTATCCTTAAAAAATTTAAATGCAAAGTTAATTATATAATCAAATGTTAAATATAAATTTATATACTATAAATTTAGATTTTAAGAAAAAATTTAATATAATCACAAATTATTTTTATTTTAAATCAAAAATTTTGGAGTATTGTTTTGAAAAAAATAGTTCTTTTTGTTGTTTTGTTTATTGGCTTATTATATTCAAAAAGTTTAGAGCAAATTTATCTTGAAGATGGCATAGAAGCTGTAAAAAAGATATTAGATGAAAATATCAAAAAATCAAATTTTTGGATAGATACAATAAAAGATATAGATGTAAAATATGGTTATTATGATAATAATACAACCATAATAACGGTAGACAAAGTCGGTAAAAAAATGAGTATGTATACATATGAGGATGGAAATCTTACAAATATTTTTCATCAAGATATCATTACCGGGGAACTTGGCGATAAATTTAAAGAAGGTGATTTAAAAACGCCAGTTGGTGCGTATGAAGTTACAAGAAGATTTACTCCGCCAAGCGATTATTATGGACCAATAGCTTTTTCTCTATCTTATCCAAATTTATATGATAAAATACTTGGAAAAACAGGTGGCGGCATATGGATACACGGATTTCCAAGTGATGGAAATAGAAAAAACGAGCTTACGACAGAAGGTTGTGTGGCACTTAAAAACGATTTGCTTTTAGAATTTGATGAACTTATGCAAAAGCAAACATCAAGAGCAATAGCTCTTATATCAGAATCAGGTGAAGCAAAGGCTTCAAAAGATGATATTGCTATACTTTTAAGAGATATATTTTTTTGGAAACAAGCTTGGACTATTAGCGATATAGACAAATATTTAAACTTTTATGATGATAGTTTTGTTAGATATGATGGTATGAAATTTGATGATTTTAAAGTCATGAAAAAAAGGATATTTGACAAAAAAGAGAGTAAAAAAATTGTATTTAGTGATTATGAAATATCCCCATATCCAAACTCGCAAGGCAAAAAAATATTTAGAATAGCTTTTATGGAGCATTACGAAGCACCTAGTCATAAATTTCAAGGTCAAAAAACTCTATATGCTATGATAAAAGATGGTAAAATGAAAATTATTTTAGAACAGTAGTTTTAAAATGTCTGAAATTTTAATAAATTTAAATAATTTAAAACATAATGTTTCGCAAATTTCAACCAAAATAGGAAGTGTTAGGAAAATCATAGCAGTTTTAAAAGACAATGCTTATGGACATGGTTTAGTTTTAATGGCAAAAGAACTAGCAAATTTAGGTGTGCGTTATGCTTGTGTAAGAAGTATAGATGAAGCTAACGATATAAAAGAATTTTTTGATGATATATTGGTGCTTTCACATATACCAAACGGAAATGAAAATATAGACTTTACATATGCCATAAATGATTTATCGGCACTTGAGATAATAAAAGAAAACTCAAAAATTCATTTTGCTATCGATACATTGATGCATAGAAATGGGATTTTGCAAAAAGATTTTGAACTTGCTTGTAAAATTGCCAAAAAAAGAAATTTAAAACTTCTTGGTGCATACACGCATTTTAGATCTGCTGATGAAATCGGCAGTGATTATTTTGCACAAAAAATGGTATATGAAAAATCAAAAAAAAGTTTAAAAGCCGTAGCTTGTAAATTTGGATATGAAAATTTAGTTTTTCACTCTCACAACTCAGCTGCTACAAATAGAGCCGAGAAAATTGATGATGATTTTATAAGAGTTGGCATATCTTTATATGGATATAATGAATTTTGTGATACATTAAATTTAAAACCGATACTTAGTTTATGGGCAAATAGAGTTAGTAAAAGAGTTTTAAAAAAGGGTTGTTGTGTGGGTTATGGAGCGAAATTTTGTGCTAAAGAAGATATAAATATCGCTACTTACGATTTAGGATACGCAGATGGTCTTTTTAGATATAATGGAAATGGCGAACTTTTTATAGAAAATGGTAAAAAACTACTTGGCAAAATGTCTATGGATAGTTTTAGCTGCGAAGATAGCGGAGAAAAAATTTGTATTTTTAAAGATGTTACAAAATGGGCTAACTTTTTTAACACAATAAATTATGAAATTTTAGTAAAGCTATCGCCA is a window encoding:
- the ribA gene encoding GTP cyclohydrolase II translates to MQIEISQIANLPSHFGMFKVQSFKEGKKEHLVIFKEPFGDILNVRIHSECLTGDALGSLKCDCGDQLAASLKYIYENTGMVIYLRQEGRNIGLLNKINAYSLQDKGYDTIEANHQLGFKADERTYEIVDFILKHYGIKKINLLTNNPQKLMGLKCVEVVKRVPIIIKSNKYNEKYLKVKQEKMGHMLDD
- the rsmG gene encoding 16S rRNA (guanine(527)-N(7))-methyltransferase RsmG; the protein is MIDIPDNFYEKCDKFKEILYKFNTIHSFTTYKNIDDVIEDSIKPLEFLNFYPKNAIDIGSGAGFPAIFLALILKDCKWSLYEPHTKKSSFLNYVKVALNLENIIVYNAKIESCKKFIADFITSRAVMKTKDLLQICNGFYDENTKFLFYKGSSVEDEIQDLNTKIFNDGVRNYLFMEKLC
- a CDS encoding PP0621 family protein; translation: MLVKILALLAILFIIYILFFKMQRKNVENNTKKKKKNASIENFVECEKCSTFVELKDTVLKDGKYICKECIKKEQNADNW
- the htpX gene encoding zinc metalloprotease HtpX, with protein sequence MEIFKTTFLMVALMLLFIFVGYSIGGEQGMIIAFLIACATNIFSYFFSDKIVLKHYNAIEVDQSNASGLYQIVRNLAAKAGTPMPKVCIIPDNTPNAFATGRNPSNAVVAVTEGLLNLLNEKEIQAVLAHEMSHVKHYDILTGSIAAVFAGAIAMLANFVQFGAMMGGNKDGENRGNPILMLVLAIIMPIVATIIQMSISRSREYAADKGAAMLTQNPQGLIDALSKLENYARSGAMLQNATPQSAHMFIINPFNGLKNSLSSLFRTHPSTQDRINALKEIKTNMGW
- a CDS encoding mechanosensitive ion channel domain-containing protein, with the protein product MNNKFISIFILISFCLNFLYATDNNSSNALSSQNQELAENISKMVDANLTQDNQNQELVNIIAQKIVDDNTTEESEDTLKNTLFEFVDELIGINKQIDILKWQNDQNSTEDEVQKLTNTKTDLLNKIPSAITNQKFPLSFIEKYIEEKKKLTRDYKKYKNNTKSEQFIKTAIKLYTTELSEIFYSTLIKIEKMFIEGTNQSELKDIIEKSLLNIKTNNFTKIKILENDIDNNAQELYKEDFYIYELHKKTYEEIFEFLLSNTNLLASNMFFTSLNLKGFIKFINQRSPFDVETINSGKVVLISVIMLFFFSLRKSFANIIYFIFTIFSKNKDHKDNVKKEVVDIIKKPMGFLLLAYGVDISMSIFFYPSPVPIKFASGLNIVYILLYAWLVTSVMDGYGVMIIGHLAKKGGKKEILNLFIKVIYIIVIIIAILLILSSLGFNVSAFVASLGIGGLAIALATKDIIANFFASIMLILDNTFSQGDWIVCGNVEGTVVETGLRKTTIRTFDNALVFVPNSKIMDNSVKNWDRRKVGRQIKMYLSIDYSTTPNQIKACIADIKDMLTNHPGIAVPVETTSSKEIFKYGRSMVSVDDLAGYKNNLFVVLDEFSESSINIMIYCFSKSVVWAEFLSVKEDVMLKIMDILEKHHVKFAFPTRSIYLENAKDLRG
- a CDS encoding putative metalloprotease CJM1_0395 family protein; protein product: MQIYTSFTPNNPYENNYNKNKNELSQEEKLQVAKLQKRDSEVKAHEAAHLASGAGLIRGLNYSYEKGPDGKQYAVGGEVMLDTSKGKTPQETIQKSEQIKRAALAPSNPSSADLKIAANAEAMKNNAQSELRKELIDTKVKFSSKNPLKIYNDTEIPNILGLF
- a CDS encoding HU family DNA-binding protein; translation: MTKADFIQKVAEKAELTKKDTTAALDAVLESLTEVLSKGESMTFVGFGTFSVSERAARTIKVPGTQKEMKIAARNTVKFKVGKKLKESVANGGKTKAPAKGKKK
- a CDS encoding SCO family protein, yielding MKNILTYIALAVVIFAISFGVSNILKDKNKYDFSAQSIDGKVTMGSFDGKYKIFYFGYTFCPDVCPTTLTLVSTALENNPKKDEIMIVFVTLDPQRDKVKETDEFVKYFYPNSVGIVVDNLDKMTSNFGVKYQIVDLKDSQMQYSVAHSSAIYLFDKDGNFVKEVTNLTMQEIKSSIEELLKH
- a CDS encoding copper chaperone PCu(A)C, with translation MKKIFLSTIVSGMMFAYAADIDVSNAYAKATPPNAKNSGAFMLIKNNTDKDIALVSATNSLSDVTELHTHIEENGMKKMIQVPKIDIKANSTTELKPGGLHVMFIGIKKPMVVGENVKMTLTFDNGQTVTLDKVPVKEIKPIKMH
- a CDS encoding L,D-transpeptidase family protein, whose translation is MKKIVLFVVLFIGLLYSKSLEQIYLEDGIEAVKKILDENIKKSNFWIDTIKDIDVKYGYYDNNTTIITVDKVGKKMSMYTYEDGNLTNIFHQDIITGELGDKFKEGDLKTPVGAYEVTRRFTPPSDYYGPIAFSLSYPNLYDKILGKTGGGIWIHGFPSDGNRKNELTTEGCVALKNDLLLEFDELMQKQTSRAIALISESGEAKASKDDIAILLRDIFFWKQAWTISDIDKYLNFYDDSFVRYDGMKFDDFKVMKKRIFDKKESKKIVFSDYEISPYPNSQGKKIFRIAFMEHYEAPSHKFQGQKTLYAMIKDGKMKIILEQ
- a CDS encoding alanine racemase — protein: MSEILINLNNLKHNVSQISTKIGSVRKIIAVLKDNAYGHGLVLMAKELANLGVRYACVRSIDEANDIKEFFDDILVLSHIPNGNENIDFTYAINDLSALEIIKENSKIHFAIDTLMHRNGILQKDFELACKIAKKRNLKLLGAYTHFRSADEIGSDYFAQKMVYEKSKKSLKAVACKFGYENLVFHSHNSAATNRAEKIDDDFIRVGISLYGYNEFCDTLNLKPILSLWANRVSKRVLKKGCCVGYGAKFCAKEDINIATYDLGYADGLFRYNGNGELFIENGKKLLGKMSMDSFSCEDSGEKICIFKDVTKWANFFNTINYEILVKLSPRIKRKIVTE